Part of the Lolium rigidum isolate FL_2022 chromosome 6, APGP_CSIRO_Lrig_0.1, whole genome shotgun sequence genome, TACAACTTAATTCAACTTGCGGCTCATATATGCACAAGTCGTAATGCAATCGGATGGATCTAGTTGAGAACTAGCAAGTAGTTCAGCGGAAACATTTGGATATTAGATGCAATCGGTAGATGGCGGTTGTACGGCGGTTGTACGGACTATCTTCAGCAAGGATAGctcgcggcagccctatagattaTAAGATGCATATAAACTTTGTGTACTCTTTGTTTCGCTCGTTGATTCACGTGGTAACCCTAACTGAACTATGAGTTCTGAACTTAAACTTTTAAAAATTATGTAGTAGATAAAGATTGTGTGCATCGTATTGATCCAGATAAAATGGGGCATCATTATGTTGCAACTCGCAACATCGAGTTGGTGTTGTGCACGATAGGACGTACCCCTTCATTCACAAGACTACGGCGAGACAAGTGATTAGAGCGTCCTTCCTCCCATTGGCGATGCGGCCGATCTtcctagcctcttgtggccttaggGCCAGAGAGGATCGGTGGATCTTGGTCCTTGTTGGCGGGAGGGCTCCGTGTTTTGATGTTTCTCAAAGTCTATTTAGATTTTGTGTCCAACTCAGAAAGGCGTGGCCGTGGTGACTCCCTGAAGatggaataaggtcctccccgtcaACCCTCCCCCCTTCAGTGGTGCTTCTACCATCGCCGGAGGCGTGTGGAGGTTTGTCCACGATGGATCTCGCTTGATTTAATTAGTGTTCCTTCCATCTAAGATTCTCTTCATCGGCGATGGTTGTCGCTCTCGTGTGTTCGTCCTTTAGGCCTTAGCATCACGActctctactacaacaagctctactacaacaagctttgTTTGGCTCCAATGAGGAAGGGTGAGGACGGTGGTGCGCATTCAGCATGTTCGAATGCTTGTAGTTGTCACTAAGTGGTCGAATGCTatgtttgtaatttttattatttttaaaatttatcatgaatataatttttcgataaagaacatatattaatatcgcggagataccaattacaccccgcCTCTGGAACAACGCCATGCCCTACTGGCATAAAGGGtgcacatagccaaaaaaaagagaagaattaCAAAAAGAAGTCCCACTACAGAGTTCTATTTCTTGAAACAACAACACTGACACtatcaagacaacaccagaagatcagcttctccataaacgatgcctccaaaaaggaaatagtgcacaaacgttgtcgtcgcccgatcatagatcttaggttttcaccctgaagaaagtcctcactctcaaaaagaatgccttcaacaagaacatttccaggcacaaccaataaatgctagaccttagattttcaccctgaaagataaaactctgaacttctcctgtgcagccGTCCCCAAATATAAGTCGTTGTTTCaagtcacgaagcaccaagccaattccacctcaccaccaagatccgaccaccataGCTATTCCATCGATCTcggctttcatgaccttctccaccagcaccatggaaacaaaacgagctccatgatattacCAGCCAGCAGAGTtttgaagcgctccctctgaaaccaaacgatcAGATAAAAATTTGGGTGCGCACGACCAAAACCACCCAATCCAACAATCTTCAGCCATtattcgcacaatgaatttcgccggcaggggcttccggaacacgacaatccatcCAGACTGGTGGGAACAAGCACCCGACAGATCTTCAAACTTGGTGTGAGAAGAATCTGAGGACCGTCGCCTTTATTCAGATCggaccccaacgacgtcgaccatCCCGGGTCAGCGGAGGCAATGCCAGAGACACTAGGCGAAGAAGCCCTCGCTTGAGCAGCGCCCTGTAGTCCAGCAGCCGGCCCTCCACCGTCAACAACTAAGACCGCGGAGAGGACAAGGACAAGAccgatctagggttttgcccaatcCGGCCCATCCCCTGCACCTCCATCGCCGGCACGGCGCGCCGCCGGTGGCAACCACCACCGACACCCTGATGCCAGGACTCCGCCTGGATCGCTTCGCCATGGACAAGCCTCCCGTCGCTGCCTAGCAGCTCGTGCAGCCGTCCCCGGCGACCACCGACCCCAAACCACCGTTTGGCGACTGGGCCCGCCACCACCATCGCCGGGGCCGGCAGCAGTGGAGGCGAGGAGGGCCGGGATCGGCCGATTGCTGGCAGCGTGCAGGGTCGCCCCTAGACCCGCCTAAGGAGCGGCCCGAGGGAAAAGTGAGGGGGCTTtaaaaatggggagaatttccACCTCTCATGAATAGATAGgtggacttttttttttgcggaaaagATGATGATAATATCACGGCAAACTTACAGAAAGAACCACAAGAGCAAAAAAATTACAACCAAGTCCTTCTGAAGCTTGACAACATCGTCGTGGAGGACGAGCCGGTGGCGCGCCATTGTCGCCGCTGCTCCCCTTCAAACTCTGGATCGGAGACAGTCCCCGGGCGACTGGGAAGTCACCGGACACCGGTCCCAAAGGACCTACACCCTCGAACGCCGAGATCGTCGCGCCGCTCCACACCACCATCTTCGATGAACTCTCCATCCGGCTCCTCCACCACACAGGAACCGGCCGGGGACAACCGCACGTCGCAGATCCGGAGACCCTTGAGCGCGAAAGACACAGGAGCTCCGCCGCAGCACTCCACCGAGCACCACCGCCGGAGGGGACGAACTCCTGCACCAAAAACCAaaacgacgccgccgccacctccatacCGCCGTCGATCTGGACCCTAACAAACCCTAGACTATATACACACCGCGATCCGGGGATTCCCcaacctcccgccgccggagcggccgccggaggcgaggaatccgccggatcGACGGCGGCGAGCTGGGAACGCTGGGGGGATCTACAAATCGCTCTCCTTTTACTGTAGCGGGGAGAGAGACGTCCAGAGTCGTCTGATTAGATAGGTGGACTTTGCGCGAAAAAAAACACGGGAGGCATCATTCTCCATTTTTTTTAAAGGACCAATCTGGATTAACTTACATGATCTTGGTCCGAAGCCATCGTCTGCCACAAAATGCTCTAGAAAATGCTCAGTATGCTTATTTTTAGCGAAAAATGCCCAGTATGTTGCTTATTCTTCTTGCGATAATTATGTTGTTTGGGACTGGGATCCGGTGCCCCGACAGAGGCAGGGCACAGCGTGCCCTGAGGCCTCACATCCATCGTCTATTTCCCATCCAACGTTCACGAACAAGTTCCTACCCATCACCCTTTTCTAGCCCCCAGGCACGGAAGGAATCGTGCGGGTAACTCGAGCGGGAAGGGAACTATAGTCATTTGTGgccaagggcatctccaaccgggcgacccaaacggacgcgctgggccgtttgggtggccgaacggacacccggacagcgccccgcgtccgcgtgtccgtttgggtcgcacgctgcgcccaacgcgcggacgcaccgcatatgtaataaaaaacataaatgaaaatgaaaaataaaaacaacacaaaataaatataaactactggttagttaaacttagccctattctgggtaatttttacacaaaagaaagccctatatgggctttaaactaaaaaaaagaaaccctagacagggtttgcgagcatggtggccgccggcagtactacccccagtagtactcgtcgtcgtcggcgtcgatgacgacgacgccccggcgacggcgacggcattCCGGCTCGagaacgccggagggcaccggggactccggccagggctcccactgcgccctttcccaggcggagtgcgggttcggcgggctcgccggcctgcgcagtcgtgccctccgcgcggactcctgccggagctgctcctccgctgcggcctgcagcCGGACcgtggccaggcgctcctcctccgccaggcgcgcggcccggcgctcctcctcctcccggagcgccgctcgCCGCGTTGCCTCCTCCCCGACGGCGCGCCGGgcacgaggaaggcccacgcctccgcctgggcgtcctcctgggccttcctggccgcctcctccagcgcggaggtgcgcagcgtctcggcgaggtgcggccatttggccagctcgtcgaggtcctgctgctcgcgggacgccgcgagcgccgcctgcagctccgggtcatTCTCCTCCTCCTGGGCCTGGGGCTGGTGCGGGGCCTGGGGATGCTcgccgatgtagaggccgccgccccggcggcctgccCGCGTtgcaggtgtgcgcggctgcgcgcgcggccgcgccgtcgcggatgtgaagcacgtgcgccggcgcgcatcgtgctccacctcgaaccacaagtcccagttgggacttgcgtcgccgtacgcggggtcctgctggaggtccgccggcagctgcgcgcgtcccagaacatctgcgccaccgctacggtgacgtaaatccgctcgcgtctgggagtcgccggcggccccatggcaaacggcgccggcgccggcgccacttgccggctgctgccggcctcgtggtcgttcgcggATGGCGAAAACtcacgcttcggggccatggcggcgcggaagcttcgagctcgagcgtgcggccggagtggaaagtggggactggatagggacagtccccttccccgatccacatttaatagggaccggggcaccgacgagtgggccagccacgcggaccgaggcggacacgcgaggacgccgcgtgccatccgcggccacgcaaacccggccaagatttgggccgggtttgcgtcgttccgacgccgcggccgtccgtttttgcggtgcgtccccgcgttgggccgggattttgtccgtttggacccatccggacgcgcgggcgcgggatgggtcgcccggttggagatgccctaagtgtacaagtagattggcgtaagagcatctccaagagAGGGCGCAATAATCTGGCGCTGCAAAATCAATTTCGCGCGCGCTGCAAACAGTTAGCGTACGCTGCGCCGAAATCCCCTCCATCGGACGAGCTATTTCGCAACGCAGGTGGTTCGCTGGAAAAACGCCCTCAGCGGAAGCGCTAATTTGCACGGCCAGAAACACATTTTGATTTAAACTAGTTCAAGTAGAAGATCTAAAAAAACATTGAAAATACATAGATAATAACACAGTTACtcatcgtcgtcggaggttgtctcagtCCACATGTCGTCCCAGCGAGGGTCGCTCTCGGCGATGGCGATGCGGCGCTGCGCCTGGCGGTGGCGACTCGACGTCCTGGAAGTTGAGGTCGCGCCgcggccgccgaaatcgccacgcggccgcgtcgtaggcgcgcgccgccagctccggcgtgttgaagGTGCCGAGGGTGACGTGGAAGCCGCCGGCGCGAATCTCCGCGTAGAACATCCCATTCAGACGCGCACGCGGCAAGTTTGCCGCTCGGGATGCCACGATAGCGTGCGGGAAAAAAATTCTTTCGCGCGCGGGAGGGTGCGCAAGCGGCAAAAAGCGGTCAAAACACTATGGCGCGCCGTTTCacgcctctgttggagatgctctaatatatgTACAGTACTTCACATATTATGTAAGAGCACTGCTGGATATTTCGGATGTTAATTGCTACTAATTTCTATGCCTTGTGATTTCAAATTTCAGTTGTTCAGAGTATCTAATTATTTATATGAAAACCATCGGTCAAAAACTCAAAATATGTACGTGTTCTTCTATTTTGCTGAACTGGTCTGCTATTTAGCTGGACTGAACTGGTCAAAGTGCGAGTAGTACTGTGTCCTGGGCCGTTAAGTCGTTCCTGAGCATTGGATGGGAAATAGATGATGGATGTGAGGCCTCAGGGCACAGCGTGCCCTGCCTCTGTCAGGGCACCGGATCCTAGTCCGTTGTTTGTTCAGGTACGACTTTCAGCGCTTTGACGGCTGGGGGGCAGAATGTGCTTTGCATGTCTGGGCCTAGATACGAACGTTTTGTACCCTAGAATAGTCAGTTTGCAGGTTGCGCTGGTATCCAGTTTCTGCAAGACCAACACGGGAAACAACAGGATAATTTTCTGCGAAGCTCGTGCGAGAAACCCAACAACACATGGTCATGCTTTTCACGGAACAGATCGAGGAAAGCAGAGGCCTAGAAAAAGGCAAAGTAGCGGCGCATGCGCACACATGGGATGGCCATCTTGCCTCACGACCCTCGTGTGCTGGTTTCAGTGGTTTGGCTGTTTCTCCAGATCCAGGGAGTGACAGTGCTCAAGCTCGCTGCCTGCCTGCAAGCCCAGCTCACCGGCAAAGCAAAGAATATCTTAAGCACATCGACATGCTACACACGTCCAGTTGCAGTTGCCAACCACCCCCACCACTACCAATCCAAAGAGGGAGACAGAAAAGAATCAACGCTACGCTTGATGATTGCTCTCCAGCAGGAGCCTAGCTAGTTAATTCAGCTTGCCATTTGCCCATTTCTAGCTCCGGGGTAATACACAGGCTGCATAGCAGAAGATCTTTCGCGCCGCCGGGTTTGTTGCAATGGCGCGCGTGCTGCTCGTCGTCGTGCTCGCCGCCGTGTCGGTCTTCCTCGTGCCGGCTGTGACCGCCAGCTGCGACGATGAGCTGCCGGCCGAGCTCGCCGGCAACTACTCGGGGATGGCCTGCAGCCCCGTCTGGAACAACTTCGTGCTCCGGGTACGTGCCGCCAATGCCCCGTCAGTTCGATCCTGCCGCCGCGAACCAGCAGTAGGCTAGATCCGCGGTGATCTTGCGGGGCGGGAGCTTGCTCTTAATTTCCTCTCACCGAGCCGAATCTGCTGTCTCTCTCTTTCCAGTACGCGCAGGACGGGAACAACGTGCTGCGGGTGGTGCTATCGGCGATGTACAGCTCCGGCTGGGTGGGCATGGGCTTCTCCAGGGACGGCCTCATGGTGGGCTCCAGCGCCATGGTCGGCTGGGTCGGCAAGACGGGGCAAGCCCACGTCAAGCAGTTCGCCCTCAACGGCAAGACGCCCTCGCTGGTCGTCGCCGACAGGGGGTTCCTCATCTCCAGCAACGGCGAGCACACCGTCGTCGTCAAGCAGGCCAAGATCTACCTCGCGTTCCAGATCAAGTTCCCCTCGCCGCTTAAGCAGCAGCAGGTGCTCTTCGCCTTCGGCTCCGCCATCCCCGTCAACGACCGCCTCGCCGAGCACCAGGACAAGACGTCCATGAACTTTGATTTCACCACTGGTCAGTGGCCTCCTCCGATTCTGCTAACCATCTAGTAATGCTGAATGTTATCCTGGTCGATTGAAAATAGGGATAATTTTACTTTGTCACTCATAGTACATGATTAAAGCACAGCCCTCATTTCTGAAGGACTTGTATGTCTGAGATGGTTCTTCGGTGAAGTCAATTAGTTGAGTTTTCATCCTCCAATACCTCAAGGATAACTGAAGAAAAAATCTAAGCTAAACTGTAGCAAGAAACTGCTTGTGACAATTCAGCGGGATCTGAACCGCTCTGGTCGAATAAGATAGTACCATATCTTCTAAAAATTAATTGAGGACGGCAGTTCAATCATATTTGATGCGATAACCGATGGCTTAGGCGATGTACAATGCAACATGTTTAGGCCAGTGCATACGAAAATAAACCAAGCTTTTTCTTAAGCACTAGTGTTTATTTGTACAAGAGAGGTGCCTAACTAGGCATTTGTCTAGTATAAATAACCATCAGTGCTTAGTCAAAAACCGGTTTAATTTTCTTAGCACTTCTCTAAGCACCTcctattgtacatgcccttaggacATCGCACATCCAACCATCCATGCCTAACACAGAACTACGGCGTGTCGTTGGTTCAGTTGTCGGGCAAGTATCGGAAGAAAAAAAGTCGTACGTACAGAATTTTCGTTTCTTCAAACTTATGCCATCCGTTCAATTTGAGACATGAACAAATCTGAAGATCATCAAACAATTTGAAACCTCCTTGTTTGCAGGTGGCAGCTCTTCAGGCTCCTCTTTCCCGGAAGGCCTGAAAAGGACTCATGGGGCTCTCAACCTGTTCGCTTGGGGTGTTCTCCTGCCTATCGGGGCCATTGTCGCTCGCTACTGCAGGGGCTGGGACCCATTGTGGTTCTACCTTCATGCTGGTATCCAGTTCGTGGGCTTCATCCTCGGTCTGGCCGGTGTTGTGGCTGGAGTGTCACTATACGGCAAGATCAAGGCAGACGTTCCGGCACATAGAGGCCTTGGCATATTTGTGCTTGTGCTAGGCATCCTCCAGGTATGTACTTTATGCTTGCGCCTTGCAGTAATCATGTCACTTGTATTGTCATACTTTCCTTTTCGAACCAAGACAAAAGATTTGCTATACTGCTTCGTGTTAAGTTGTCATTAGTTGAGGGAAAGTTCAAAAAACTGCCATGGAAAATGTGAGCTGTATAATACCTGTTTTCGTCAACCAAAGGAATTGTACAAGGATCTGAATGTATCTGCACCTTTGCAGATTCTAGCATTCTTCCTCCGGCCCAACAAAGACTCAAAATACCGGAAATACTGGAACTGGTATCACCACTgggtaggcaggctcgtgctcttCCTCGCAGCAGTCAACATTGTCGTGGGAATTAATGCTGGACGTGCTGGTAACTCTTGGAAGATCGGCTACGGTTTCAACCTGGCCATCCTTCTTATCACCGTTATCACCCTGGAGGTCCTGGTATGGACAAAGTGGAAAAACAACAGCAATCGCTCAACGACATATTAAATATGCGATTTGGTTCTTGCTGTGGGTGATGCTCAAGGCTCTATTATTCTCATGTTTTTTGTTATGATGTTGTTGTAACTTATAAAACTACATGATCTTTTAGCAAAGATCTACAAGATTAGTCTATCGACTGTGAGTTTTGGATGTGTATTCTGTAAATTGTCCAGATGTACTAGCCTCGATGTCTTTTTTCTAGCGAGATTCAAGGTGGCAGTACAATTTGAGTAGTTTATTTGCCTTTTGTAGAGCTGAATGCATGATAACTGCAGTCAGTTTCCCATTGCACCGTTGTGCCTGACGAAGAATGAATGGTGCTGTGGTACCTTTCCTGGTTCAGTTAATTTGAGGACACGTCTCTTGCAGCTTTCAGTGGTTGGTGACTGAACGAGGTATAGTCTTCAACCTCGGAGGTGTGATTGGTTGCTTGCACCATATTTCTACAACGGGTGAGATCTTCTTCACAGAGCCATGTTGAACTGGCCCAAGTCCATATCTTTGAATGGCAGCTATTTGGTTCCTCACAAAAAAAATTCGGCCCGTTTGTGCATATTGTTTGGTTTCCAACGAAAACTACAATCTGCGTATGATGTAGGAATCCTGGCATGATCGGTAATCTACCGTCCCGTGTTCTAGTTACTACTTCTCCCAAGAGGTGACATTGCCCCTCATCACTATACACAAAGAGGtagcataaacaaaacaaattaacAAGCATGACTATTATAACGGCGTTATGTCCTAACTACTTTGAAATAGCAGTTTAACACAAATAGTTTAGCCCTAGCTAATACCGAATGATAGTTCGGCATACAACTTATCCAGATATACACACAGACATGACACAAACGGGAGTTGTTCATAACACAACAGAGCATGGAAATGattctccttcttcttgagaTCCTTGAGTTGCCTCTGTCATCCCACATTGTGCCCGCCCACTCCTGCCTCTGTCTTCCAGGTGCGTTATCGTTGGCAACAACACTATGGCCAGCATCATTGTCGACAGGCGTGACTTCATGCTTCTCTGAGAAGAACGAATCAACACCCCATGTAAGATCCAATTATGCAGAATGCAAAATGCAAAATGCAAGGACTAGCTTAACCTAGATGGAGAAGGTATGGAAAGGTTTCTGATCAAGGATCTTAAATCTGTTCTTCAGAGCTGCGAATGCCCTCTCGACCGTGACTCTGAGGCTGGAGTGTCTAAGATTGAAGAGTTCCTTGGCATTCTTGGGTTAGAACCTTGTATAGAACTCATTCAGGTGGTACCTTGTGGACCTGAAGGGTGGGAGAAAACCAGGATGGCATAGCCGGCATCaacaaggtagaacttaccctcaggGAGTTTCAGGAGATCAGCTCTCTCCAAGGTGTCAGTCAGAATCGTAGCATCATGGGTTGATCCTTCCCACCTAGCAATCACATATGTGAACTTCATATCGAAGTCAATAATGGCTAGCACATTCTGGCTGGTGCAGTGATTTCTCCATGTAAGAAAGAGCATGGCTTCTGGGCACTTTCGCTGTAACACAAGTGCCATCAATGGCCCCAACACAATGATGACATGAACATGAACAAATGGTTAGACATGTAATGTGTTGTTCGATGTGTAAAGCACATTGTTCACCTTGAAATATGATGTACAAATATGTAAATCAGTTCAACAAGTGTTGCTCACCTTGAAATATGGAAACCAACGGTAACTTTCAGCTATCTTGTTGGGAGTGTTGGAAGATGCATGCTTGATCATCGCTCCTCTCAGTTCTCCAATAGCATAGAGGACTTCCTTGAAGTACCTATAAATTGTCTCAGTCGATCTCCTCCATGTGCTATGGATGACTCGGAATCTTTGGTTGTGCCCAACAACGTGAAGGAACATAGTCACTTGCTCTTCAATAAAGGTGTGGATGCTATCTCAGAGCAACTTCCTAGATCTCAATGTGTTCACGAGTTTGTTAAAAGCATATTTTTCATCCTGAGCATGTTCACAGATTTGACATTGCCATTGTTGTATATGTAGTTCAtgttgttcatcctctctctatcGTGGAGAAACATTGGTGCATATGTTATTGATGGTAATGGGACTCCAAGTGTGGAGTGTGCAATCTAGGAAGCAATTTTCCCCCACAAGGGTgattcgagggtttatatcgaactctcgcgaAACTGAGGAAAGAGCTTTCTCTCCCtctttcttctagcaatcctgcaataaaataaaggccttgtgtccccaactccaccgtgtggttttcaagaacaaggtttcgcgtaagtaaataaaattaaagtaatataaaacaagtaaaactagATAGAATTAAAGTAACTAAGTGAAAACAGTAAAAGAGTtgattgtttttactgttttggatgcaaataagaaaagtaaatattttttgtatttttggattaaaatagtgcaacaaatagaaaacaagataaaagcaatataaaggtgtttcttatgataaaaagtggaccgtggttcatgggttcacttgactagtctctcttttaagttgtagtggacaatagaaattcatcaatgagataggaagatgcaaaataataactTGTGAAAGATACGCGTTCTTAtgtgcatcacgtcctaacatagagatgatgcaacacatctctattatactccacaagaaagggaaaaatatatgcaatcttgtattaagaattaacagagcatagccacaagtactttgacatgatgtttgaatatcaaatatgctaccttgaacaaacaagatgatcacttttgtcacgtgacgaacatagcacatgcattcactttatccctagtgaggtagaaaaataaaaggcaaaaccataatagatcataaatttgttgtcactatacaatcactaaaaccatgctactccgtctaatacacacatcatccCACGCACGCTCTTGCATATAAGTTGGATcataacaaatacttaagaacagggtacataatatgcatctatcaatacattttGCACATaaatgatcagatctcatagcacaatatcatagaataaggatccaccacatatgtaCTACAAATATGGtcataatcatgtagggcagctgatacatgtaaaatacatacataaactttgcattttattgcaacatattaccacatatttgcatcttatataatgttatttccatgttttatgatgttttaggggattttctaaacatTCCCATCTCCTCCTGTTCTAATTCTGTTTGGTAGAAAACGcctctttttagtgtttttgCGAGATATACAGgactccaaaaagggcaaggtcaggggcCACGCTTCGGAAATTTCGAGATGAACAAGATGAGTTGAAGTGGGCCACCAGGACGTTAACAGGCTGGGAAAGAGATCCAGTGGTGCGCCCACCCCCTTTGGGCGCGCCACTGGGCCTCATTCTCGCCTCGAGCATCCGTTTCGCCTTAATATTTCGCGAACCGACTTGTTTTGCCCTAAAACCCACTATATATACAACCCCCAGGGGTTTCGTTGAGGCTAAAGCGACGAAGATAaaaaaacacataaacagagaGTTGGCGGGCCATCGCTGGcggagatcggaggggggaaaCGCTGCCAGAATCGCCttcggtggactccacccccctccggtgagggcatcatcagcatcttcatcaccatcttcatctaccccttgtaatctc contains:
- the LOC124666667 gene encoding cytochrome b561 and DOMON domain-containing protein At3g61750-like, which produces MACSPVWNNFVLRYAQDGNNVLRVVLSAMYSSGWVGMGFSRDGLMVGSSAMVGWVGKTGQAHVKQFALNGKTPSLVVADRGFLISSNGEHTVVVKQAKIYLAFQIKFPSPLKQQQVLFAFGSAIPVNDRLAEHQDKTSMNFDFTTGGSSSGSSFPEGLKRTHGALNLFAWGVLLPIGAIVARYCRGWDPLWFYLHAGIQFVGFILGLAGVVAGVSLYGKIKADVPAHRGLGIFVLVLGILQILAFFLRPNKDSKYRKYWNWYHHWVGRLVLFLAAVNIVVGINAGRAGNSWKIGYGFNLAILLITVITLEVLVWTKWKNNSNRSTTY